The segment AGGCCATGAATGTCCCTCTCGGAAAATCGTCGAATAaatcctttggtgttgcaacagaatgtgggcggcagtgatcattaacatcagatgacccgtacttTCGTTTGGtttcttccaaaaaaaaattctctaAGCGCCGTGATAATGGAgtcaaaaattcagagcggcactaaaactgcgcttgtcaccttgagacataagttgtcaagtctcatttgcacagtaattttaataattttaacctCAATGTTTAAAGGATTGTATTTAGTTCAGTGGAGATTATATTGAATAAGCTACGTGTTTTGTAATGCTATAAGATTAATGTATACACTAACGGACACGGCAAGCCTACTTATcgtccaataaataaaatacagactTGTATTGGAATTacgattttattttcattaatacttaacataacataatttatataatgtctATTCTACACGCCACGTGGAGCACCAATAGAACCAACCtgcaacataaaatataataatgatgtgGAGTAAAACAGGTAGTCAAAGTTGTTGGTAAGAAAAAAATACGAGTTGAACTTCGGGAGTtccgacagaagtgaaaacttgaacattaactttgtgaatttttgaaatggttttttggaatggtttgggaataatttcgcacgattcgctttatttatcagtataaaagtactagcatttatatggtaaaaacaatattcattcagATTTAGCGCTATCGTAAACAAAATTGACaatttgtattacataaaaaatctttatctacaccaatgctttaaatcctctattaaagatatatgaaacagttagcttattgccaacattaaaacacccaatgttctaataaccattacatcatccaaacgagtgttgtaatgttgtactgaatttcatcaaaaaaaaaaacatcgtttttttttcgatcccttcatgcgcaaagagtttcaacagacagccacattcttattgttcgatgcgtggtatctgtatgaatttcaaaaaaaaaacatgttcgtttatgcgcgttccacactaccagatagtcgcgcgccgtaaaaaaaagtaggttattagaatccccgccatttttcttcgatatttttattgttttgtttacaaaaaatgagagATCTTTTCAAACGctgaatattcgagtgaatttttaattattgcactacacaaaatgtaaattactactaaaataaataattggtacattaatacatagtttatttgtatatataatcagtaatgaatgatattaggctactactaggactggtgttttaatgttagcagtaagctaactgttccagaatcttttagaggattcatattctgggtgtagataaagtcttgtatgcaactgttgataattaggtattaaaacactcatgtgataccattatcacacgaggcgaagccgagagagaagaatccacattcgtgttttatatattatatgtgtgtcatatatttttgttttcagaaataatatataaattaaaaaaaatgatcattGTAGTACATTGTCATTCAGAAGaaagataaatatttaagaaGAGTTTAGCAGTGAATGTGTTGAAGTAAAATAACTTTACcaaggttcataaatttttcataGATATAGAACTTGAAAAACCTGTTAAAAACCTCAGCCTCCCcacagcaataaataaatagtttcaataaataaatcttcAGACTTTtccacattaataaataaataattcaaggtTTTTCCAATTTCAggtcaatatttttaaatggtagtaattttatataaaaattattaataaatgatatacATACAGAGCAAGTCTACTTCCAGCGGTTGTTCTCATAGTCCCACTTGGACGAGAGACCATCGATGGGGTTCACCTTCATGTCCAACATACGCTTCAGTTGAGCCTTCTGGGATTCCTCACTGAACGACTCGGGCAGCGGACTGTACACTGTTGAcataacatacatatttttttaaccgacttcaaaaaaggaggaggttctcaattcgtcggtatgttttttttatgtttgttactcaaaactttcgactgggtggtgattttgataattctttttttatttgaaagctggtacttcccgtgtggtcccattgtaattgtccagatctgacaatggcgtccatgagaaaaatcataaaattcttaaatatgctatacatacgtatagcaaattggatgataaatttacgaataactcaatatcgcgccaacagATTTcggtgattctttttttattggaaaggatatatgtacttcaaagatagtttggtgagagtttggttaggttctgattacggaatccacggcaaagtaacggaactcttcaattaagcgcttacgttcattgctgcattgaaaaatttagtatatctgcacatatttaaacaagttgttagttagtgtactctaaattcactaaaaatcaaaaaataaattaacaaaaaaacaaccgacttcaaaaacactattccaaaacaatagatataatatgcactaaaaagtataaaaataattgcgtatttttatacaattttattctagttacgattattgtaatttttggagttggtGTCCTTGTAATCCTGTCATCCtagataggcttgtaactacatacatagttataggtgagatgtgcttgagtcgtgaggaggtgagaagcgagagcgggtcgcggcggaaggacactgattccaaaaattacaataatcgtaactcgaattagattgtataaagatacgcaactatttttatactttttagtgcatattatatctattgttttggaatagtgttttgtgaagtcggttgtatttttgttaaaaatttttttagacgagcaggacgttcagcttatggtaattgatacccgttacaatgcagtaccgctcaggattcatgaaaatcccaaaaattctgagcggcactacaaatgcgctcgtcaccttgagacataagatgttaagtctcatttgcccagtaatttcactagctacggtgcccttcagaccgaaacaataatgtaaggaataatgtttacacattattggttcacggcagaaataggcgccgttgtggtacccataatctagccggcatcctgtgcaaaggaggctcctaCTGGTGGATATTGAAATGACTGTAATGTGAAATGACTGTGATCTTAGGTGCTTAATTGGGCGGGAGATGTAACACGGTTGGACAAAATTGACCTCAACTTGGTGGTCTAACATAAAACGACACCTAAAGAAAGCCCAATTGGCATAACCGACAACCCAAGATCGTTCGACTTGGCGCAGGAAAGTCAGGAGACCGGACCCCAAATAATGGGACTCAGGAAATGCAGAAAAATATGAAGAAGACAGGCAAAATGTAACTCAAATTCTACTACTTACTCAGATATTTTCATTCCCTACTTTGGTAAACTAAAACGTATTtgttaattgatttaaaatatgggTTAGATTTCTATACCTATTAAGTAGCAACAAGTTAGGGAGCAGCAAGTGTAGTTCTGACATTATTATCACCAATGTTAAAATGTTTCGAATGTGATCACTTGGCTACAGCAGAGCTTAACTTTCCAGCTAGTCAAGATATATGCCTACCCCATTTCAGTTTCCTATCCAATTTAAAGCCCAGAAACACTGTGGAATTTACAGTTTATAACACCTCATTGTtcattaatcaaatcaaatcaaaatcactttattcatgtaggtcacaggcaatgacacttatgaatgtcaaaaaaaaataatttcttcttattgaatctactgctacttcgtaaagggttgagctaatgagaagaagtagcaagataTTACTAGACTGGGCCCCAAATTGCTTATGTTAGGCGTGGTGATTTTTATACATTTGGTGTTCTTGGCATTAAGGACTAGGTTATTTACCGAGAACCACTTTGTTATTAGTGTGAGTGTaccatttattttgtcaaaattaattttattgcggTAAACTCTAAAAAAATGAAGTGTCATCAACAAACAGTACAACATCAcagagattttttaaatattatggtaagtaataataacatacaccaataataaataagGAACAAGTATGGACCCTTGTGGCATGCCTAATTGAACTGGCAAATCATTTGATTTCACTCCAGTTATATCAAAAAACTGAACTCTTTGGTGAAGGGAAGATGATAAAACTTCTAAAGCGACGCTATTTATACCAAGAGGCGTAGTTTTAGTAAAAGCGTATTGTAGCAAACACAGTAAAATGCCAAAATGAATGGTTACCAAACAGCTTAGCTCCCATGTACATCCAGAGGGAGAGTGATGCGACCACAAGGGCCCAACCAAGGATTGCCTTCCACTCCCCTGTTGGAGCTTGGAACTCAGCAAAGGTCTGGCAGAAAGAGGCTCTGTACAAAGCCTTTTTCTCCTCCAAAGTAAGCTTGCGCCAATCACCCTTCTCTTTTTGACGGAGAGCCTGAGAACATAATACATCATTAGAATAACCTTATTGtatttatcaaatataatatgaaatacatCACAGACTTCTATTTCTCATCATTAGATGCACAAAGAACCAGATACAATCATAAGTGTTGGTTACATTTCCATATGTTACATCAATACCAGCACCACTCAGGAAAATACAAgcatacaatacaaaaaatctATGGCATTTTAAGGCTAAATTATttgcaattaattaaataaggtATAAGTACAATGCTTACTTGAATGTCAGGGTTATCCGCTTGGAACCTGATAGCTGGTAGGGGGTAGTCAGGCCTATCAACATAGTTGGGTTGGCCATTGAAACCATAACCCACCCATTCTCGGTTACCAatctgtaaacaaaacaataataatcaatCTTGTTGACTGTTATTTAAactcataaataaattttgtggaCTCAAGAAAATGCAACATCATTGTTAGGTATGGGGGAGGGTTAGTTGTGTATGTATGGGGGGGTTGGCAATACCAAACCTGAGCTACTTACAGACCTCTGGGTCATTGAAAATGTGACATTAACAGTGGCACTTTAAACTCACATTTTAGAAGAAATTGTAGTAACTATCATGATCCCTTTTAAAAGGAGATGGATTTgcttttatttatgaattttctATGATCTTTAGCACAGCCCTAAATTGCGGCTGTTGTTAACAACCAATGTTGTTTAGACCTTCCAGATCTGGATATCTGAGGTCGCACAGCACCCTGACCCAGCTTAAACCCCAAAGAGCATTCTCGGACAAACATGGGAGACACATCAAGAAAAGAAATCCTACCCATGCTAGTTTGAGACAACTGATAATGTGTTACAGGAATAATGGAATGCAATCCCTGAAGAATTTGTTGATAATTTGATTAGAACTATGCCAAGTATATTGTTCAATAGCtagttatattgaaattaatataacagATTTAAATTTCtgtttaataaatgttaatttttacaaaaaaatatttttgcatatGTTTCACCAGAAATAAACTCaaataattcttcaaaaaacTTTTTCATTATGTCACAAAGTTTTAAGTAACTTTGATTGCAGGCGGTCTTGTGTCCAAGGCTATGAAATTGTCTGGAATGCTTAAGCTCTACTTTAATCTTCTTCCAAAAATATTGGATAGAGAAGAGCTAATTACATATTTTCacatgaagagttccataccatCATACATACATTATAATCTAGTATgatgctttttttttcaaaaagtgtcaaatgtcaaaaattcaGTTCTCTAGTCTAATAATTTATAGCCCCCTGACAAACAGATGGAAAGTCTGTGTCATTTTAGTAACAAGGCTTCCATTGTTTACCCTTAAGGTATGAAGGTATGTATGAAGTAGAGAAGATACAACATgcaaactcaaaaactattactTAAAGGCAAAATATGAGACCTTAACAgttattaaaagttttataatttacCAACAGCAATAATTAATCACATATACCCAAGTATAACATTATGAGTAGATTACCTTGGCAAGTTCACTAACAGATCGAGTTCCTGCTGGAACTCTGACAGCATCTAAAATTGCTCGGCGAAGCAGGAAGTTGGCCATTTTTctgaaaaacaataattatatactttaataaaaaattataatttattaatagatgaTATATAACAGTGATTTATTGCAAAGGCTATTCTTACAGAAGTTAAAGTTGGGtttggcagaagaaacatgaaagcagaataaatgcagttgagatgagagcatTGAGAAGTATGAtgggagttaaactgagtgacaggataagaaaaaGCAAAcattgtggtctgaaagaagatgttgtgacaaaaattgagaaaggtatgctgagatagtttggccatgtcgagagaatgaatgaagaacgattgttGAGCTAGTTCCCAGGATCCCTGCTCCTTTGTTCTTTAGTTCAATCCTACAGATGCTACATAATATTAGTTATCTGTGCTACAGATCCTTTTTCAAATTCCATAACTGTTATGTACTTTGCAAAGTAAATTactaaattgtttgttattatCGAATACAGCCTTGATATACAAAATATTCTGTGCATAGTTGTCTGTAGGTATCTAATAAGGTTCACTAACTATAATAGTTTAAATTTGCATCTGGGGACATTCACTATAGTTTGCGGTCCTTTAGTAATCTACATGAAAAGCTGATCATGTGAACAATCAGTTTCGGAATTGAGAAGGGAACTAACAAAATAATAGACGGAGCTAGTTCGTTAAGGAGCTGCAAACTAAATTGGCAGCTCGCAGTCGCAAACTATTGCGCATAGTAGTAGAGAATACAGGAAAATAACATTCTACACTACAATCATACACATAATTGATTATACAGCTGAGTGTTGAATACATGGTATTACATTcttatattcaatattaaatttccTTGTTGTTTTACAATAACTATAAtagaaaattacataaaattttattttatttgcattttgTACAACTTTGATTGGCATAGCTTTTGTGCCGTGTTTTCACCTAGTAATAAGTAAACATATCTTTGATAGCAGTAAACTCTTATTTTATCTACAGATACTTGCAGTGTTTATTATCCAAGAGGTTAATAATGATTAggtgttaatatttaaaatgaataacgaAATACATACTCTTCATTATTTAacgtatatttatttaggttaatAAAAAGGGCCCGCAGTTTAATCTATCTGTACCGACGATAATCAATATTGATAAGCAAGTAAAATACATTAGGTTATGAAAATCGATCAAGTTACATAACAAGTAATAATTCTAAATCTGTAATAAAACtctaatattattgatttaaagaaagtgttatagattattattctaattatcatattaaattaGGTGTACAAGTATTTTTAACCCAGTTCTAAAATCAAATAGCGTAATGACAACGTACCTGTGTGCCTTACCTGCTCACGGTATATGTTGTTAGTTATTCAGTATTAATTTAGaggtaattaaatatatcgaaATCTTAACGTTGCAAGCGTTAATAAGAATTTCTTTACAGTTACATACCTTTTGTTAGAAACTCTTTCAGGGTCCGAAAGAATTTTCTTCAATACACTTGAAAAGTTGAAACTTGAAGGCTGAATAAAGTAGTTGATAAGAAGTTGACAATGACAGATGAAtgacattaaatttaaaagcgCCCTCTAGAGCCTAATTTGACTGTTACTGAAGTGAAATGTCAAAAGTCTTGCCAGCCTTCGCGTCCATTCGAGCCCATCTCACGAAAGAAGTTCAGTTTCAATGcaacttaaataatttgataaaatgttCTCTGTGAATACAGCGAGCGTTAAAAGGAGGTAATTACGACGGTTTGGccgtgtttataataatttactaaaagaataaatatgtattcatgataaaaaaattaaattttcggGGTGCTAAAGTcattataaagataatatattcTGATTGTAGCGTGGAGGCTGTCTGGAATTAGCAAAGAGTATTAATTTCTTTTTGATCATTAGGTAATTTGAATCTAGTTATGCAGAAAACAGCCAtatcaaattatttcaaaaaatgagTTACAAAAGCAGTCATGCTAATTTATAACACATGacgatttttttacaaaaacaccCATGTAGATATCTTTATTAAATCACTTcaacaatttaattttgtaaaaaacagtCGGCTTGGTGTAAAATGcaggctcatcaaacttagcccccaaaaaaaattttttttctatttttgaattttcaatatagcatatcgttagttcgtagtttgttcttaattgttcgctataaataattgttcttttgttgtttatttaaaaacaattaattaaaaatggggggaaacgcctactatttggttctgccgctgccgcggcacgctacgctcggctcgtgcgttgttttaactattctaacataacctaacctaaccaattttgatgaattgcaaatttaaaaaaaaatcgagaacaaacaaatgtttatagagaacaatcatgaacaaatggcgaactaacgatgtaataaaaaataaataaaaaaaatctggggggctaactttcttgagcttaAAATGCAGCCAATTATGACATTaactaaaatacttaaattgCAGAAGTCAGCCTGTATGGCTGTTTTTAACAAATTTCAAAATGTTAGAGTATGCAGTTTTCAAGTTACGTAAGAAGCAGCCAGTCTATGATGGCTGTTTTCTgtcaaatagatatttattactattagtAGTTGGCTTTTTTCAATACCATTCTGGCtgttttgtgaaatattatttattttataacacgaTCTTAATGAATGTTTATTAGTTCTACATTATCTTACTTGATCAATATAAAGCCATTCCACTTCCACTTCCTGTAATCTACAGTTCGAATGCTGTAATCTACAgtttttcaagtttttttaGTGCAAACCTAAAATATTAGAACAAAGATACGTGCAATATCTGCGATACATTTCGAAATAATAAATGCAGGAAGAAGCGATGGGGATATTAACTCCATAAGAGAAATACccaacatacatattcatcagGCCGAAAGAGCATGATTTCAATTGAAAATAGATATGAACCtagctaaaaataaaaaaaacatataatatattgcatattttaatatGCAACGCTATTACCGCGGATTCAAACAAATGTGATGTTTTACTAATGTGTGCTATTGTAACCAAAGCTACTCTTATACATGGGTAAACGGTCAGACTGGACGTGGTTCAGGAGGTGGGTGCGGTGGacacggctttcgccatggccGCTCTCCGGGTGaccttctggtatacctgacacacaGACGGGCGCGTCTATCGAAAGCAAGGTTCTCTCTAGCAGTgagtctggatatagcgaaggcctttgatcgtgtattaCGCACAAGACGCTTCGctcaaaacttccattatttggaattcccgagagtttatgcaagtagACCAatagcttcctcactgggtgcagcatacaagtcgtcaacggttattgctcggacccaaagcccgtgaacgcgGGAGTTCACAAAGACTGTATgttatctcctacactgtttcttctgcatatcaatgatactTAGACGACAGTAGTGATGCCGTACATACGAGCCATGCGGGCCACTCTCGGGAAACCGTCGCCTAGTGCCGGAAGagacttgtgtcttctatcgagtgcTCTGTTGAGaaagtcgcggaatggggtaaaatgaacctttTCCAACTTGagccccagaagactcaagttttcgTTGACCCATTGCACATGTATGAAATCTGATTTCAGATCAAGAATTTTACAACTGTTTGGACATATAGCAAGGTTCTGCTAATCTAGAAGGAGAATATGTCTTTATGACTCTGTTAAGTAAATTATGGCCGAATGGAGAACCTATCGCAGAGTAGGCTCTGGCCACGTGACATCATATCAATAAGACATCTAAAATTAGAGGATGCTCGATATTTTGACAAGTGGACAATATTGTCCACTTGTCAAATTATCATATATCACCAAGGATACGAAACATCCATATGTTTCGTATCCTTACGAAACATATGGATGTTTCgtatgcttttttatttattttgttgtttaaaaataactcAAAACACAGCCAACTCATGTGGCTTGATTAAGCTTTATTGTGATAAGTGCAAAATATgctttttttgtatgaaacagCCACGTCTAAAACGTATTTATTTGCAGTACATAATACTGGAtaggataaaaaaataaacaatacttaaataaatattgttcaattttaaaattaccagaaaaacaaaacataacgCTAGTGCAACTATCGACAGAAAAATGTTTATAACTCTTGTAATGTATTTGCCGTTGATATTGTGTCTCATTCTGTTCCAGTCCTCAGTTCCTGAAGTGACGACACAAGACGCTTCAAAATGCTAGCAACAGGTGTTACAACTCTGTCGTCACAAGAGAGAGCAGCGGGGAACAGTTACCATCGGGTGATTGAACGTTGGTCCTGTATCATAGAAATATGACATGGGC is part of the Leptidea sinapis chromosome 13, ilLepSina1.1, whole genome shotgun sequence genome and harbors:
- the LOC126967427 gene encoding cytochrome c oxidase subunit 4 isoform 1, mitochondrial-like, whose product is MSFICHCQLLINYFIQPSSFNFSSVLKKILSDPERVSNKRKMANFLLRRAILDAVRVPAGTRSVSELAKIGNREWVGYGFNGQPNYVDRPDYPLPAIRFQADNPDIQALRQKEKGDWRKLTLEEKKALYRASFCQTFAEFQAPTGEWKAILGWALVVASLSLWMYMGAKLFVYSPLPESFSEESQKAQLKRMLDMKVNPIDGLSSKWDYENNRWK